One window of the Diospyros lotus cultivar Yz01 chromosome 12, ASM1463336v1, whole genome shotgun sequence genome contains the following:
- the LOC127814130 gene encoding eukaryotic translation initiation factor 3 subunit B-like: MAEVVPMEEIRDISARLGIDPSEVDLDSVRLPPGEDFGIKSDDGDLNEDDPLEFDAGFGNIVVVDNLPVVPKEKFEKLEGVIRKIYSQIGVIKDDGLWMPIDPSTQKTLGYCFIEYNTPQEAELAREKTHNYKLDRSHIFAVSMFDDIDKFMRVPDEWAPPETRPYTPGENLQQWLMDEKARDQFVIRSGSDTEVLWNDARQLKADPVYKRSFWTESFVQWSPLGTYLATVHRQGAAVWGGATTFNRLMRYAHPQVKLIDFSPGERFLVTYSSHEPSNPRDTHRVVLNIFDVRTGKVMRDFKGSADEFAVGGTGGVGGVSWPVFRWGGGREDKYFARIGKNVVSVYETETFTLIDKKSIKVENVMDFSWSPTDPILALFVPELGGGNQPARVSLIQIPSKEELRQKNLFSVSDCKMYWQSNGDYLAVKVDRYTKTKKSTYTGFELFRIKERDIPIEVLELENKNDKILAFAWEPKGHRFAVIHGDSPRPDISFYSMRSAHNSGRVSKLTTLKGKQANALYWSPAGRFIVLAGLKGFNGQLEFYNVEELETMATAEHFMATDIEWDPTGRYVATSVTSVHEMENGFNIWSFNGKLLYRIPKDHFFQFLWRPRPPSFLSPEKEEEIAKNLKKYSKKYEAEDQDVSLLLSEQEREKRKMLKEEWEKWVSEWRQLHEEEKLERQRLRDGEVSDEEEEYEAKEVEVEELLDVSEEVVSFEYGQE, translated from the exons ATGGCGGAGGTAGTGCCAATGGAGGAAATTAGGGACATATCTGCACGCCTCGGCATCGATCCATCCGAAGTGGATTTGGATTCCGTTCGTCTGCCCCCCGGCGAAGACTTCGGCATCAAAAG TGACGATGGAGATCTGAATGAAGACGACCCTTTGGAATTCGACGCCGGTTTTGGGAACATCGTCGTCGTGGATAACCTGCCTGTTGTTCCCAAAGAGAAGTTCGAGAAGCTTGAAGGTGTTATCCGCAAAATCTATAGTCAGATTGGTGTCATCAAGGACGATGGCCTTTGGATGCCTATTGATCCTTCCACCCAGAAAACACTTGGTTACTGCTTTATCGAGTACAACACTCCTCAG GAAGCCGAACTTGCTCGGGAGAAGACACATAACTACAAGTTGGACAGGTCACATATATTTGCTGTGAGCATGTTTGATGATATTGACAAGTTCATGAGAGTTCCAGACGAATGGGCACCTCCTGAAACCAGGCCGTATACTCCAGGA GAAAATCTGCAGCAATGGCTTATGGATGAGAAGGCTAGGGATCAATTCGTTATCCGTTCAGGCTCAGACACAGAAGTTTTGTGGAATGATGCAAGACAGTTGAAGGCTGATCCTGTTTACAAGCGATCA TTTTGGACCGAAAGTTTTGTGCAGTGGTCCCCTCTAGGGACTTACTTGGCAACTGTTCATCGGCAAGGTGCTGCTGTTTGGGGCGGTGCTACCACTTTCAACCGGCTTATGCGTTATGCTCATCCCCAG GTAAAATTGATTGATTTCTCTCCTGGTGAGAGATTTTTGGTGACGTACAGCAGTCATGAACCGAGCAATCCTCGTGATACTCAT AGAGTggtgttaaatatttttgatgtGAGAACTGGAAAAGTGATGAGAGATTTCAAAGGAAGTGCGGACGAGTTTGCAGTTGGAGGAACTGGAGGTGTTGGTGGAGTGTCTTGGCCTGTTTTCAG ATGGGGAGGTGGAAGAGAGGACAAGTATTTTGCCAGAATTGGTAAAAACGTGGTCTCTGTCTATGAGACAGAGACCTTTACTCTTATTGACAAGAAATCCATAAAGGTCGAAAATGTTATGGACTTTAGTTGGTCGCCTACTGATCCCATTCTTGCGCTCTTTGTTCCTGAACTTGGTGGAGGGAACCAACCTGCTAGG GTCAGCCTTATTCAAATTCCAAGCAAAGAGGAATTGAGACAGAAGAACCTTTTTAGTGTTAGTGATTGCAAAATGTATTGGCAAAGCAATGGGGATTACCTTGCTGTTAAGGTTGACCGTTATACAAAGACTAAGAAGAGCACCTATACTGGCTTTGAGCTTTTCCGAATCAAGGAACGAGATATACCCATTGAGGTTTTGGAGCTGGAGAATAAGAATGACAAGATTCTTGCATTTGCTTGGGAACCAAAGGGCCACAGATTTGCGGTTATCCATGGGGATAGCCCTAGGCCTGATATAAGTTTCTATTCGATGCGCTCCGCTCATAACAGTGGACGAGTTTCGAAACTCACAACTCTAAAGGGCAAGCAGGCTAATGCCCTATACTGGTCACCAGCTGGCCGATTCATTGTGCTTGCAGGGTTGAAAGGTTTCAATGGACAGTTGGAATTCTACAATGTTGAGGAGCTTGAAACCATGGCCACAGCAGAGCATTTCATGGCAACAGATATTGAATGGGATCCGACGGGAAG GTATGTGGCAACTTCAGTCACTTCAGTTCATGAGATGGAAAATGGTTTCAACATCTGGTCGTTTAATGGCAAGTTGCTGTATCGGATACCGAAGGATCACTTCTTCCAA TTCCTGTGGCGCCCAAGGCCACCATCCTTCTTGAGTCCTGAAAAAGAGGAGGAGATTGCGAAGAACCTGAAAAAGTATAGCAAGAAATACGAAGCAGAGGACCAGGATGTGTCACTGCTGTTGAGCGAACAGGAAAGGGAGAAGCGGAAGATGTTGAAGGAGGAGTGGGAGAAATGGGTGAGCGAGTGGAGGCAGTTGCATGAAGAAGAGAAGTTGGAGAGGCAGAGGCTACGGGATGGAGAAGTGAGTGATGAAGAAGAGGAGTACGAGGCGAAGGAAGTGGAGGTAGAAGAGTTGTTAGATGTTTCAGAAGAGGTTGTATCATTTGAATATGGACAGGAGTGA